From the genome of Actinacidiphila yeochonensis CN732, one region includes:
- the galT gene encoding galactose-1-phosphate uridylyltransferase, protein MKKTPTRLADGRELIYYDSTDSVVRDAVDPRPLERVATTSETRRDRLLGDTVAIASHRQGRTYHPPADQCPLCPSRGDRHTEIPAPDYEVAVFENRFPSLAGDKGRCEVVCFTSDHDASFADLTPAAARLVLDAWIDRTRELAQLPSVAQVFPFENRGEEIGVTLGHPHGQIYAYPFTTPRTALVLRSLAEHRAATGRNLFDDVLADERADGRRIVLEGEHWTAFVPFAAHWPYEVHLHPNRRVPDLLGLEEDAAAEFPGLYLELLRRFDRIFGEDQPPTPYISGWHQAPFAAPGREDFALHLELFTIRRTSGKLKFLAGSESGMGAFINDVPPEAAAARLREVASK, encoded by the coding sequence GTGAAGAAGACGCCGACCCGGCTTGCGGACGGCCGCGAGCTGATCTACTACGACTCCACCGACTCCGTGGTCAGGGACGCGGTCGACCCGCGCCCGCTGGAGCGGGTGGCCACCACGTCCGAGACGCGCCGTGACCGGCTGCTCGGCGACACCGTCGCCATCGCCTCGCACCGGCAGGGCCGCACCTACCACCCGCCGGCCGACCAGTGCCCGCTGTGCCCGTCCCGGGGGGACCGGCACACCGAGATCCCCGCGCCCGACTACGAGGTGGCGGTCTTCGAGAACCGCTTTCCGTCGCTCGCCGGGGACAAGGGCCGCTGCGAGGTCGTCTGCTTCACCTCCGACCACGACGCGTCCTTCGCCGACCTCACGCCCGCCGCCGCCCGGCTGGTGCTGGACGCCTGGATCGACCGCACCCGCGAGCTGGCGCAACTGCCGTCGGTCGCACAGGTCTTCCCGTTCGAGAACCGCGGCGAGGAGATCGGCGTCACCCTCGGCCACCCGCACGGCCAGATCTACGCCTACCCCTTCACGACCCCCCGCACGGCACTGGTGCTCCGCTCGCTCGCCGAGCACCGCGCCGCCACCGGCCGCAACCTCTTCGACGACGTACTGGCCGACGAGCGGGCCGACGGCCGCCGCATCGTGCTGGAGGGCGAGCACTGGACGGCGTTCGTCCCGTTCGCCGCGCACTGGCCCTACGAGGTCCACCTCCACCCCAACCGCCGGGTGCCCGACCTGCTCGGGCTGGAGGAGGACGCCGCCGCCGAGTTCCCCGGGCTCTACCTGGAGCTGCTGCGCCGCTTCGACCGGATCTTCGGCGAGGACCAGCCGCCCACCCCGTACATCTCCGGCTGGCACCAGGCGCCGTTCGCCGCGCCCGGGCGCGAGGACTTCGCGCTGCACCTGGAGCTTTTCACCATCAGGCGAACGTCGGGCAAGCTGAAGTTCCTCGCGGGCTCCGAGTCGGGCATGGGCGCGTTCATCAACGACGTGCCGCCGGAGGCCGCTGCCGCACGACTGCGAGAGGTGGCCTCGAAATGA
- a CDS encoding helix-turn-helix transcriptional regulator: protein MGVRLVVVDDHRLLAEALASALRLRGHRVLAATAPSGGAAEVVLNRSPEVCLFGTAAPAEPGAFEPVARIRRERPGVAVVVLGPVPDPRGIAAAFASGASGYVRHDERIEGVERAMAKARAGEVAVAQPLLQGAFAELLNPARQPDDEGARLLDILTPREVEVLVRVAEGEDTRVIAAGMRIAPSTARTHVQRVLMKLGVGSRLEAAALAARTGLLERAAGGPLRLG, encoded by the coding sequence ATGGGTGTACGGCTCGTCGTGGTCGACGACCACCGGCTGCTCGCCGAGGCGCTGGCCTCGGCCCTGAGGCTGCGCGGGCACCGCGTGCTGGCCGCGACCGCGCCGTCCGGCGGGGCCGCCGAGGTGGTGCTGAACCGCTCGCCGGAGGTGTGCCTGTTCGGCACCGCCGCGCCCGCGGAGCCGGGGGCGTTCGAGCCGGTGGCCCGCATCCGCCGGGAGCGGCCCGGAGTGGCCGTGGTGGTGCTCGGCCCGGTGCCGGACCCGCGCGGCATCGCCGCCGCCTTCGCGTCCGGTGCCTCCGGCTACGTACGCCACGACGAGCGGATAGAGGGCGTCGAGCGGGCCATGGCCAAGGCCAGGGCCGGCGAGGTCGCGGTCGCCCAGCCGCTGCTCCAGGGCGCGTTCGCCGAACTGCTCAACCCCGCCCGGCAGCCCGACGACGAGGGCGCCCGACTGCTCGACATCCTCACCCCGCGCGAGGTCGAGGTCCTGGTGCGGGTGGCGGAGGGCGAGGACACGCGGGTGATCGCCGCGGGGATGCGGATCGCGCCCAGCACCGCCCGCACCCATGTGCAGCGGGTGCTGATGAAGCTGGGCGTCGGGTCCCGGCTGGAGGCCGCCGCCCTCGCCGCCCGCACCGGGCTGCTGGAGCGCGCCGCGGGCGGCCCGCTGCGCCTCGGCTAG
- a CDS encoding outer membrane protein assembly factor BamB family protein, which produces MAAVLVIGGGAWFATKDGGDKHASKPQADSGGAKGGPVGSPTAPAAHKSELAYLYGEPAAAVAKKDDLKDALGIWFTDRYVVKNEVGQVVGYDIDTGARAWSIAAPSGTECTAARDQYDNMTAIQYGADCDKVMAIDLAAGRELWTEELPSGDPSLESAFDFSEMAISGDAVGVDWTGGSVAYRLSDHKELWRSGAGRCDDDGYAGGAQFVGVVECDLDTYKVQVVDPARNGAAKWSWTAPSGLQVSAIVSTDPVVVLLGTDDNLYTDVAVLDNGRLRSRISLGRDTYLVDADGAEKQAVHDVLVDKDTVYLALDGRSDSGGKTVGGVAAFDLGDGKPKWVARTTGGYGVDGIGFQDGRPLAYEAPDYGRPGRLVTLDPATGSVTPYATLGQDAFDKLDNGGLHNYYVWHGGRLYFVSKTIYSDESGQTYFLVYG; this is translated from the coding sequence GTGGCCGCGGTCCTCGTGATCGGCGGAGGCGCCTGGTTCGCCACCAAGGACGGCGGGGACAAGCACGCGTCCAAGCCGCAGGCGGACAGCGGAGGCGCCAAGGGCGGCCCCGTCGGCAGTCCGACCGCGCCGGCCGCGCACAAGAGCGAGCTGGCGTACCTGTACGGCGAGCCCGCCGCCGCGGTGGCCAAGAAGGACGACCTCAAGGACGCGCTCGGCATCTGGTTCACCGACAGGTACGTGGTGAAGAACGAGGTCGGCCAGGTCGTCGGCTACGACATCGATACCGGCGCCAGGGCCTGGTCGATCGCCGCGCCCTCCGGGACCGAGTGCACAGCGGCCCGCGATCAGTACGACAACATGACCGCCATTCAGTACGGGGCCGACTGCGACAAGGTGATGGCGATCGACCTCGCCGCGGGCCGGGAGCTGTGGACGGAGGAACTGCCCAGCGGAGACCCCTCCCTGGAGTCCGCCTTCGACTTCTCCGAGATGGCGATCAGCGGCGACGCCGTCGGCGTCGACTGGACCGGCGGCTCGGTCGCCTACCGGCTCAGCGACCACAAGGAACTGTGGCGGTCGGGCGCGGGCCGGTGCGACGACGACGGGTACGCCGGCGGCGCCCAGTTCGTGGGCGTCGTCGAATGCGACCTGGACACCTACAAGGTGCAGGTGGTCGACCCGGCGAGGAACGGTGCCGCCAAGTGGTCGTGGACCGCGCCCAGTGGCCTCCAGGTGAGCGCGATCGTCTCCACCGACCCCGTGGTGGTGCTGCTCGGCACCGACGACAACCTGTACACGGACGTGGCGGTGCTCGACAACGGCCGCCTCCGCTCGCGGATCTCGCTGGGCAGGGACACGTACCTCGTCGACGCCGACGGCGCGGAGAAGCAGGCCGTGCACGACGTGCTCGTCGACAAGGACACCGTCTACCTGGCCCTCGACGGCCGGAGCGACAGCGGTGGCAAGACGGTCGGCGGCGTCGCGGCCTTCGACCTCGGCGACGGCAAGCCGAAGTGGGTGGCCAGGACCACCGGCGGCTACGGCGTCGACGGGATCGGCTTCCAGGACGGCAGGCCGCTGGCCTACGAGGCGCCGGACTACGGCAGGCCGGGCCGGCTGGTCACCCTCGATCCCGCGACGGGCTCCGTCACCCCCTACGCCACGCTCGGGCAGGACGCCTTCGACAAGCTGGATAACGGCGGACTGCACAACTACTACGTGTGGCACGGCGGCCGGCTGTACTTTGTGTCCAAGACGATCTACTCGGACGAGAGCGGCCAGACCTACTTCCTGGTCTACGGCTGA
- a CDS encoding ABC-F family ATP-binding cassette domain-containing protein: MAVNLVNVEAVSKTYGTRVLLDALSLGVSEGDRIGVVGRNGDGKTTLVRIMSRLEEPDSGRVTHQGGLRMGVLTQSDSLDPRKTVRQEVVGERPEHEWAGDARVRDVLTGLFGSLEVPGLPDGLDTVIGPLSGGERRRIALAKLLIGEQDLIVLDEPTNHLDVEGISWLARHLQSRRSALVCVTHDRWFLDQVCTRMWDVQRGTVHEYDGGYSDYVFARAERERIAATEEAKRQNLVRKELAWLRRGAPARTSKPRFRIEAANALIEDVPPPRDSAELMRFANSRLGKTVFELEDVTVTAGPKELLRHITWHLGPGDRFGLVGVNGAGKTSFLRALAEAAASGGEVQPPQGKVTVGRTVKLAYLSQEVAELDPAQRVLQAVESVRQRVDLGKGREMTAGQLCERFGFTKEKQWTPVGDLSGGERRRLQVLRLLMDEPNVLFLDEPTNDLDIETLTQLEDLLDGWPGSMLVISHDRYFLERTTDRVYALLGDSTLRMLPRGVDEYLERRQAVTEAAAAPATRERPAERPRSSSRDARAAAKELQRIERRLDKVSEREGELHSQIAENATDFEKVAALDAELRTLGEEREDLETRWLELAEDA; encoded by the coding sequence GTGGCCGTCAACCTCGTCAACGTCGAAGCCGTCAGCAAGACCTACGGCACCCGCGTCCTGCTCGACGCGCTCTCCCTCGGTGTCTCCGAGGGAGACCGGATCGGGGTGGTCGGCCGCAACGGCGACGGGAAGACGACCCTCGTACGCATCATGTCCCGACTGGAGGAGCCGGACTCCGGCCGGGTGACCCACCAGGGCGGCCTGCGCATGGGCGTGCTCACCCAGAGCGACTCCCTCGACCCCCGCAAGACCGTCCGCCAGGAGGTCGTGGGGGAGCGCCCCGAGCACGAGTGGGCCGGCGACGCCCGGGTGCGGGACGTGCTCACCGGCCTGTTCGGCTCCCTGGAGGTGCCGGGCCTGCCCGACGGGCTGGACACCGTGATCGGCCCGCTGTCCGGCGGTGAGCGCCGCCGTATCGCGCTGGCCAAGCTGCTCATCGGCGAGCAGGACCTGATCGTGCTGGACGAGCCGACCAACCACCTCGACGTCGAGGGGATCTCCTGGCTGGCCCGCCACCTGCAGAGCCGCCGCTCCGCGCTGGTGTGCGTCACCCACGACCGCTGGTTCCTCGACCAGGTGTGCACGCGGATGTGGGACGTGCAGCGCGGCACCGTCCACGAGTACGACGGCGGCTACAGCGACTACGTCTTCGCCCGGGCCGAACGGGAGCGGATCGCGGCCACCGAGGAGGCCAAGCGGCAGAACCTGGTCCGCAAGGAGCTGGCGTGGCTGCGCCGGGGCGCCCCGGCCCGCACCTCCAAGCCGCGGTTCCGGATCGAGGCCGCCAACGCGCTGATCGAGGACGTGCCGCCGCCGCGCGACAGCGCCGAGCTGATGCGGTTCGCCAACTCCCGGCTCGGCAAGACCGTCTTCGAGCTGGAGGACGTGACGGTCACCGCCGGCCCCAAGGAGCTGCTGCGGCACATCACCTGGCACCTGGGGCCCGGCGACCGGTTCGGCCTGGTCGGCGTCAACGGCGCCGGCAAGACCTCCTTCCTGCGCGCCCTGGCCGAGGCCGCGGCCAGCGGCGGAGAGGTGCAGCCGCCGCAGGGCAAGGTCACCGTCGGCCGCACCGTGAAACTGGCCTACCTCTCCCAGGAGGTCGCCGAGCTGGACCCGGCGCAGCGCGTCCTCCAGGCGGTGGAGTCGGTGCGCCAGCGCGTCGACCTCGGCAAGGGCCGCGAGATGACGGCGGGCCAGCTGTGCGAGCGGTTCGGCTTCACCAAGGAGAAGCAGTGGACGCCGGTCGGCGACCTGTCCGGCGGTGAGCGCCGCCGCCTCCAGGTGCTGCGGCTGCTGATGGACGAGCCGAACGTGCTCTTCCTCGACGAGCCGACCAACGACCTCGACATCGAGACCCTGACGCAGCTGGAGGACCTCCTCGACGGCTGGCCCGGCTCCATGCTGGTGATCAGCCACGACCGGTACTTCCTGGAGCGCACCACGGACCGGGTGTACGCGCTGCTCGGCGACTCGACCCTGCGGATGCTGCCGCGCGGGGTGGACGAGTACCTGGAGCGCCGGCAGGCCGTCACCGAGGCCGCGGCCGCGCCCGCCACCCGCGAGCGCCCCGCCGAACGGCCCCGCAGCAGCTCGCGCGACGCGCGGGCGGCCGCCAAGGAACTCCAGCGCATCGAGCGGCGGCTGGACAAGGTCAGCGAGCGCGAGGGCGAGCTGCACTCCCAGATCGCCGAGAACGCCACGGACTTCGAGAAGGTGGCCGCCCTGGACGCCGAGCTCCGCACCCTGGGCGAGGAGCGCGAGGACCTGGAGACGCGGTGGCTCGAACTCGCCGAGGACGCCTGA
- a CDS encoding 4-(cytidine 5'-diphospho)-2-C-methyl-D-erythritol kinase, translating into MVTAVTVRVPAKVNVQLAVGGRRADGFHDLANVFLAVGLYDHVTATPADRLTITAEGRDTASVPLDESNLAARAAIALARRHGVAPAVHLHIAKDIPVAGGMAGGSADGAAALLACDALWGTGTPLKELLEIAGELGSDVPFPLLGGAALGVGRGELLTPLEVAGTFHWVFAVADGGLSTPEVYRECDRLRREAGHGDGVADVPAPAADPALLAALAAGDAPALAAALTNDLQPAALALRPALADTLETGLGSGALAGIVSGSGPTVAFLVADADAAAKTASALGPSARVATAPAAGAAVLP; encoded by the coding sequence ATCGTGACCGCCGTCACCGTACGCGTGCCCGCCAAGGTCAACGTCCAGCTCGCCGTGGGCGGGCGGCGCGCCGACGGGTTCCACGACCTCGCCAACGTCTTCCTGGCCGTCGGACTGTACGACCATGTGACGGCCACACCAGCGGACCGTCTGACGATCACCGCGGAGGGCCGGGACACCGCCTCGGTACCGCTCGACGAGAGCAACCTCGCCGCCAGGGCCGCGATCGCGCTGGCCCGCCGCCACGGCGTCGCACCGGCCGTCCACCTGCACATCGCCAAGGACATCCCGGTGGCCGGCGGGATGGCCGGGGGCAGTGCGGACGGCGCCGCGGCCCTGCTCGCCTGCGACGCCCTGTGGGGCACCGGCACCCCGCTGAAGGAGCTGCTGGAGATCGCCGGGGAACTCGGCAGTGACGTGCCGTTCCCGCTGCTGGGCGGGGCCGCGCTCGGCGTGGGGCGGGGCGAGCTGCTGACCCCGCTGGAGGTGGCCGGCACGTTCCACTGGGTGTTCGCGGTCGCCGACGGCGGCCTGTCGACGCCCGAGGTCTACCGCGAGTGCGACCGGCTGCGCCGGGAGGCCGGCCACGGCGACGGCGTGGCCGACGTGCCCGCGCCGGCCGCCGACCCCGCCCTCCTGGCGGCCCTGGCGGCCGGGGACGCCCCCGCCCTGGCGGCGGCCCTCACCAACGACCTCCAGCCCGCCGCCCTGGCCCTGCGCCCGGCGCTCGCCGACACCCTGGAGACCGGCCTCGGCTCAGGGGCGCTGGCCGGGATCGTCTCCGGCTCCGGCCCCACCGTCGCCTTCCTGGTCGCCGACGCGGACGCCGCCGCCAAGACCGCCTCCGCGCTCGGCCCGTCCGCCCGCGTGGCCACCGCCCCCGCGGCGGGCGCCGCGGTCCTGCCGTAG
- the rsmA gene encoding 16S rRNA (adenine(1518)-N(6)/adenine(1519)-N(6))-dimethyltransferase RsmA codes for MSTTDPGALLGPADVRELAAALGVRPTKQRGQNFVIDANTVRRIVRTAGVRPDDTVAEVGPGLGSLTLALLEVADRVTAVEIDDVLAAALPATVAARLPERADRFTLVHSDAMAVRELPGPPPTALVANLPYNVAVPVLLHMLATFPTIERTLVMVQAEVADRLAAGPGSKVYGVPSVKANWYAEVRRAGSIGRNVFWPAPNVDSGLVSLVRRDPPTTTASREDVFAAVDAAFAQRRKTLRAALAGWAGSPAAAEAALLAAGVSPQARGEELTVEQFAAVAENRPA; via the coding sequence GTGAGTACGACAGACCCTGGTGCCCTGCTCGGTCCGGCCGACGTCCGCGAGCTGGCCGCCGCGCTGGGGGTGCGGCCGACCAAGCAGCGCGGCCAGAACTTCGTCATCGACGCCAACACGGTGCGCCGGATCGTGCGCACCGCCGGAGTGCGCCCCGACGACACCGTGGCCGAGGTGGGTCCCGGGCTGGGCTCGCTGACGCTGGCGCTGCTGGAGGTGGCCGACCGGGTCACCGCCGTCGAGATCGACGACGTGCTCGCCGCCGCGCTGCCCGCCACCGTGGCTGCGAGGCTGCCTGAGCGGGCCGACCGCTTCACCCTGGTGCACAGCGACGCCATGGCGGTGCGGGAGCTGCCGGGACCGCCCCCCACCGCCCTGGTGGCGAACCTGCCCTACAACGTGGCCGTGCCGGTGCTGCTGCACATGCTCGCGACCTTCCCCACCATCGAGCGGACGCTGGTGATGGTGCAGGCCGAGGTCGCCGACCGGCTCGCCGCCGGCCCGGGCAGCAAGGTGTACGGCGTGCCGTCGGTGAAGGCCAACTGGTACGCCGAGGTGCGGCGGGCCGGCTCGATCGGGCGGAACGTCTTCTGGCCGGCGCCCAACGTGGACTCCGGCCTGGTGTCCCTGGTGCGCCGGGACCCGCCGACGACCACCGCCTCCCGGGAGGACGTGTTCGCCGCCGTGGACGCCGCCTTCGCGCAGCGCCGCAAGACCCTCAGGGCAGCGCTCGCCGGCTGGGCCGGATCACCGGCCGCTGCCGAGGCCGCGCTCCTGGCCGCCGGGGTGTCGCCCCAGGCACGCGGGGAGGAGCTCACCGTCGAGCAGTTCGCCGCGGTGGCGGAGAACCGGCCGGCGTGA
- a CDS encoding TatD family hydrolase gives MRVPVADSHTHLDMQSGTVEEALAAAAAAGVRTLVQVGCDLDGSRWAAATAAAYDDIWAAVALHPNEAPRLVHGAPREDPGGQRPAGGAAALEAALDEIDALAALPQVRGVGETGLDYFRTGPEGMAAQEHSFRRHIDIAKRHGKALVIHDREAHEDVLRVLSEEGAPETVVFHCFSGDAAMARLCAERGYYLSFAGNISYKNAQNLRDAAAAAPRERLLVETDAPFLPPVPYRGRPNASYLIPLTLRAMAAARGEDEDTLAAAVAVNTAAAFGY, from the coding sequence CTGCGGGTCCCGGTCGCCGACTCCCACACCCACCTGGACATGCAGTCCGGCACCGTGGAGGAGGCGCTGGCCGCCGCGGCCGCCGCGGGCGTGCGCACCCTCGTCCAGGTCGGCTGCGACCTGGACGGCTCACGCTGGGCGGCGGCGACCGCGGCCGCCTACGACGACATCTGGGCGGCCGTCGCGCTGCACCCCAACGAGGCGCCCAGGCTCGTCCACGGCGCCCCGCGGGAGGACCCCGGGGGTCAGCGCCCCGCAGGCGGTGCCGCGGCCCTGGAGGCGGCCCTGGACGAGATCGACGCCCTGGCGGCGCTGCCGCAGGTGCGGGGCGTCGGTGAGACCGGCCTCGACTACTTCCGCACCGGCCCGGAGGGCATGGCGGCGCAGGAGCACTCGTTCCGGCGGCACATCGACATCGCCAAGCGGCACGGCAAGGCACTGGTCATCCACGACCGCGAGGCGCACGAGGACGTACTGCGCGTCCTGAGCGAGGAGGGCGCCCCCGAGACGGTGGTCTTCCACTGCTTCTCCGGGGACGCGGCGATGGCACGGCTGTGCGCCGAGCGCGGCTACTACCTGTCCTTCGCCGGCAACATCAGCTACAAGAACGCGCAGAACCTGCGGGACGCGGCCGCCGCGGCGCCCAGGGAGCGGCTCCTCGTCGAGACCGACGCGCCCTTCTTGCCGCCCGTGCCGTACCGGGGCCGGCCCAACGCGTCCTACCTGATCCCTCTCACCCTGCGTGCCATGGCGGCCGCCCGGGGTGAGGACGAGGACACCCTGGCGGCGGCCGTGGCGGTGAACACAGCGGCGGCCTTCGGGTACTGA
- the rsmI gene encoding 16S rRNA (cytidine(1402)-2'-O)-methyltransferase codes for MTSASEGVLVLAGTPIGDPGDAPPRLAEELAAADVVAAEDTRRLRRLTQTLGVEPTGRVVSYFEGNEAARTGELADALAGGARVLLVTDAGMPSVSDPGYRLVAAAVERGIRVTAVPGPSAVLTALAVSGLPVDRFCFEGFLPRKPGERLARLREAAAERRTLVYFEAPHRIAATLEAMAEAFGAERPAAVCRELTKTYEEVRRGPLEELARWAADGVRGEITVVVAGAPAPGPQDLGPAELVERVAVREAAGERRKEAIAAVAAEAGLPKREVFDAVVAAKHQTA; via the coding sequence GTGACCAGCGCATCCGAAGGCGTCCTCGTCCTGGCCGGAACCCCCATCGGCGACCCCGGGGACGCTCCCCCCCGACTCGCCGAGGAACTGGCCGCCGCCGACGTGGTGGCCGCCGAGGACACCCGGCGGCTGCGCCGGCTGACCCAGACCCTCGGTGTGGAGCCCACAGGGCGTGTCGTGTCGTACTTCGAGGGCAACGAGGCCGCCCGCACCGGCGAGCTGGCCGACGCGCTGGCGGGCGGCGCCCGGGTGCTGCTGGTGACCGACGCGGGCATGCCCTCGGTGTCCGACCCCGGCTACCGTCTGGTGGCCGCAGCCGTGGAACGCGGCATCCGGGTGACGGCCGTACCGGGCCCGTCGGCGGTACTGACCGCGCTGGCGGTCTCCGGTCTGCCGGTGGACCGCTTCTGCTTCGAGGGCTTCCTGCCCCGCAAGCCCGGCGAGCGGCTGGCCAGACTGCGGGAGGCCGCCGCCGAGCGGCGGACGCTGGTGTACTTCGAGGCGCCGCACCGCATCGCCGCCACGCTGGAGGCCATGGCCGAGGCGTTCGGCGCGGAGCGCCCGGCCGCGGTGTGCCGGGAGCTGACCAAGACCTACGAGGAGGTCCGGCGGGGCCCCCTGGAGGAGCTGGCGCGCTGGGCCGCCGACGGGGTGCGCGGCGAGATCACGGTGGTCGTGGCCGGCGCGCCCGCGCCCGGGCCGCAGGACCTCGGGCCGGCGGAGCTGGTCGAGCGGGTCGCCGTCCGCGAGGCCGCCGGAGAACGGCGCAAGGAGGCCATCGCCGCTGTGGCGGCCGAGGCGGGGCTGCCCAAGCGGGAGGTCTTCGACGCGGTGGTGGCCGCCAAGCACCAGACGGCCTGA
- a CDS encoding dolichyl-phosphate-mannose--protein mannosyltransferase, whose amino-acid sequence MTSETVAEDRADTGGHAQGGPSAWARRLRRFGYAEPARTDTRERLVPPFPEPGTRVWEMLGLGPALSLRLARWSGWLGPLLVSVFAGVIRFWRLGSPHDVVFDETYYAKDAWAMLQYGYEGTWPDGKVSNPEILAKHQVIPLSDVGSYVVHPPIGKWIIALGEWMFGLNPFGWRFMMAVLGTLSVLMLCRIGRRLFRSTALGCIAGLLMSVDGLQYVMSRIALLDLVIMFFALAAFGCLLVDRDWARARLAAALPVDADGFARPDDAAGSRTGMGWRPWRIAAAVMLGLAASSKWNGLYFLAFFTILTVLWDVGSRRVAGARRPRLAVLRKDLGWSLLTMLPTALATYLLTWTGWFATSNGYGRHWADGRGGTWSWIPAPLRSLWHYEYQVYQFNVNLHASHPYQSNPWSWLVLGRPVSYYFESPKYGQDGCKTASGCSREILALGTPLLWWAACFALLYLLYRWIARRDWRAGAILCAAGAGYLPWFHYQDRTIFYFYAVAFVPYLCLAVTMMIGAFLGPREATESRRMWGAVGAGTLVLLIVWNFIYFFPIYTGMTIPYHSWQARMWLDSWI is encoded by the coding sequence GTGACGAGTGAGACGGTGGCCGAGGACCGGGCCGATACGGGCGGGCATGCGCAGGGCGGGCCGAGCGCATGGGCCCGGCGGCTGCGCCGCTTCGGGTACGCCGAGCCGGCCCGGACCGACACCCGCGAGCGTCTGGTCCCACCGTTTCCCGAGCCGGGGACGCGCGTGTGGGAGATGCTCGGGCTGGGCCCGGCGCTGTCCCTCCGCCTCGCCCGCTGGTCGGGGTGGCTCGGCCCGCTGCTGGTCTCCGTCTTCGCCGGGGTGATCCGGTTCTGGCGCCTCGGCAGCCCGCACGACGTCGTCTTCGACGAGACGTACTACGCCAAAGACGCGTGGGCGATGCTCCAGTACGGCTATGAGGGCACCTGGCCGGACGGGAAGGTCTCCAACCCGGAGATCCTCGCCAAGCACCAGGTGATCCCGCTGTCGGACGTCGGCAGCTACGTGGTCCACCCGCCGATCGGCAAGTGGATCATCGCCCTCGGCGAGTGGATGTTCGGCCTGAACCCGTTCGGCTGGCGCTTCATGATGGCCGTGCTCGGCACCCTGTCGGTGCTGATGCTGTGCCGCATCGGGCGGCGGCTGTTCCGCTCAACGGCGCTCGGCTGCATCGCCGGGCTGCTGATGTCGGTGGACGGCCTGCAGTACGTGATGAGCCGCATCGCCCTGCTCGACCTGGTGATCATGTTCTTCGCGCTGGCCGCCTTCGGCTGCCTGCTGGTGGACCGCGACTGGGCCAGGGCCAGGCTGGCGGCGGCGCTCCCGGTGGACGCGGACGGCTTCGCCCGGCCGGACGACGCCGCCGGCTCCCGCACCGGCATGGGGTGGCGCCCGTGGCGGATCGCGGCCGCGGTGATGCTGGGCCTGGCCGCCTCCAGCAAGTGGAACGGCCTCTACTTCCTGGCGTTCTTCACCATCCTGACCGTCCTGTGGGACGTCGGCTCCCGCCGGGTCGCCGGAGCCCGCCGGCCCCGCCTGGCGGTGCTGCGCAAGGACCTGGGCTGGTCGCTGCTGACGATGCTGCCGACCGCCCTGGCGACCTATCTGCTCACCTGGACGGGCTGGTTCGCCACGTCCAACGGCTACGGCCGGCACTGGGCCGACGGCCGCGGCGGTACCTGGTCGTGGATTCCCGCCCCACTGCGCAGCCTGTGGCACTACGAGTACCAGGTGTACCAGTTCAACGTGAACCTGCACGCCTCCCACCCGTACCAGTCCAACCCCTGGAGCTGGCTGGTGCTGGGGCGGCCGGTCTCGTACTACTTCGAGTCCCCGAAGTACGGCCAGGACGGCTGCAAGACCGCCTCCGGCTGCTCCCGGGAGATCCTCGCGCTGGGCACCCCGCTGCTGTGGTGGGCGGCCTGCTTCGCCCTGCTGTACCTGCTCTACCGGTGGATCGCCCGCCGCGACTGGCGGGCCGGCGCCATCCTGTGCGCGGCCGGCGCGGGCTACCTCCCCTGGTTCCACTACCAGGACCGGACGATCTTCTACTTCTACGCCGTCGCGTTCGTTCCCTACCTGTGCCTGGCCGTCACCATGATGATCGGAGCATTCCTGGGACCAAGAGAGGCGACGGAGAGCCGCAGAATGTGGGGCGCGGTGGGCGCCGGAACCCTGGTGCTGCTGATCGTCTGGAACTTCATCTACTTCTTCCCGATCTATACCGGGATGACGATCCCCTACCACTCCTGGCAGGCGAGGATGTGGCTCGACTCATGGATCTGA